The segment GGCTGTGCGCCGAGCGGGGCGAGATACTGGCGCTGGTCGACGCGGCCGAATGGGAGGCGCGCGAGCCTGCCGCCCCGCCGCCCCGGCAGCCCGGCACCGGCCGCGAGCTGTTCGCCTTCATGCGCGCCGGCGCCGACACCGCAGAGCGCGGCGCCTCGGCCATGCTCGACGCAGCAGGGTTGTGAAGCCGATGACCATCGTCGCGGTCGACCTGGGCGGAACCAATGCGCGCTTCGCGGTGGCGGAGCTGCACGACGAGCGGCGTCCGACGCTGGGTGCGGTCCACGTCTACAAGACCGCCGACTTCTCGGGGCTCCCCGCCGCCTGGGCCGCCTTCGCGCGCGACCTCGGCCATGCGCCGCCGTCGGTCGCGAGCATCGCCGTGGCGGGGCCGGTCGAGGGCGAGCTGATCCGCTTCACCAACAATGACTGGACGATCCGCCCGGCGACGGTCGCGCGCGAGCTCGGCATCGAGCGGGTCGCCTTGTACAACGACTTCGCCGCGATGGCGGCGGCGGTGGGCGTGCTCGACGGGGACGAGCTGGTCTCCCTCGGCGGGCCGGAAGGGCCGCTGCCGGATGAGGGCGTCACCACCGTGCTCGGGCCCGGCACCGGGCTCGGCGTCGCCCAGCTGCTGCGTCGGCGCGGGCGCCGCATCGTGCTGCCGACCGAGGGCGGGCATGTCGACTTCGCGGCGCTCGACGGCTTCGAGGAGACGCTGCTCGCCCGGCTGCGCGCGCGCCATCGCCGGGTGTCGGTCGAGCGGATCGTCTCGGGACCGGCGCTCGCCGCCATCCACGAAACGCTGGCGATGATCGACGGCCGGGCGATCGTGCCGCGGGACGACGCCGCGCTGTGGCAGGCGGCGACCGGGGGCGACGATCCGCTGGCGGCGCAGGCGCTCGACCGCCTGACCATGGCATTGGGCGCGGTCGCGGGCGATCTCGCGCTCGCGCACGGCGCCAACGCCGTGGTGATCACCGGCGGGCTCGCCAACCGGATCGAGGCCCGGCTCAAAAGCCCGCTGTTCCACGACCGCTTCCGTGCCAAGGGCCGTTTCGAGACGCGCATGGCGCAGCTCCCGGTCCGCCTCGCCCGCCACGCGCAGGCGGGGCTGCTCGGCGCGGCGGCGGCCTATCAGGAGGATGGACGAAGATGACGGTCGAACAGGTGATGACGCTGGCGCCGGTGATTCCGGTGCTGGTGGTGCATGATGTGAAACATGCGCGGCCGATCGCGGAGGCGCTGGTCGAGGGCGGGCTGCCCGCGCTCGAGGTGACGCTGCGCACGCCGGTCGCGCTCGACGTGATCCGGGAGATGGCGAAGGTCGAGGGCGCGGTGGTCGGTGCGGGGACGGTGCTCAACCCGGACGACGTCAAGGCGAGCGTCGATGCGGGCGCGCGCTTCCTGGTCTCGCCGGGCCTCACCGACCGGCTCGCCAATGCGGCGATCGGCTGCGGGCTGCCCTTCCTGCCCGGCACCGCCAATGCCGGCGACATCATGCGCGGGCTCGACATGGGGCTGACCCATTTCAAATTCTTCCCGGCCATGGCCAATGGCGGGGTGCCGGCGCTCAAGGCGCTGGCCGCGCCGCTGGCCGCCGCGCGCTTCTGTCCGACCGGGGGGATCAGCGAGGCGAATGCGCCCGACTGGCTCGCGCTCGACGCGGTGCTGTGCGTCGGCGGAAGCTGGATCGTCCCGCCCGGCAAGCCCGACACCGCCGAAATCACCCGGCGCGCCAGGGCCGCGGCCGCGCTCGCCAAATATCGAGGGGCATGATGACATTCCATCCTCTGGCTTCGGACATCGGCTGGGGAAGCTGGCGGCTGTGCGAGGATGGCAGCCATCCGCTCGAACGCATCGACGCGGCGATCGAAGCCGGCTTCACCCTGTTCGACACCGCCGACATCTATGGAACGGATTCCGCAGGCTTCGGCGCCGCGGAGGCGCTTCTGGGCGAGATGCTGCGCGACCGGCCGGGCCTGCGCGATCATATCTGCCTCGCGACCAAGGGCGGCATCCGCCCCGGCATCCCCTATGACAGCTCGCGAAGCCATCTGCTGGAGGCGCTGGAGGCCTCGCTGCGGCGCCTGCGCGTCGAACGGATCGACCTGTATCAGATCCACCGCCGGGATTGGCTCACCCGGCCCGACGAACTGGCGGCCACGCTGGGCATGATGGTGGACAGCGGAAAGGTCGGGGCCGTCGGCGTGTCCAACTATGCGCCATCGGAACTGGCGGCGCTACGGGCCTTCGCCAGGACGCCGATCCTGACGACGCAGCCCGAATTCTCCCTGTGGCATCCGCAGCCCCTCCACGACGGCACGCTGGACGATGCGATGACGCAGGGGATGACCGTCCTAGCCTGGTCGCCCCTCGGCGGCGGGCGGCTGGCGGGCTGCACCGATCGACTGGCGGAGACCCTCGGCGCGCTGGCCGGGCAGCAGGGCGTGGACGTCGCCGCGATCGCCCTGTCCTGGGTGATGGCGCATCCGGCCGGCGTGATCCCGATCGTCGGGTCCCAATCGCCCGAGCGAATCCGGCGGGCGGCCGATGCCAGGAAGGTCAGATGGACCCGCGAGGACTGGTACCGCCTGCTGGAAGCGGCGATCGGCCGGAGGCTTCCCTGAAGCGCCCCGGCCGATCCGCCTCGATCATTTGAAACCTTGCTTCAGCAGATAGCCGGCGCTGTTCCTGAGCGCGGTCTCGGGATCGGCGACGGTATCCTGCTCGACGAAATAATGCTCGACCCCGGACGTCTCGGCCATGGCGAGGACCGCCGGCAGGTCGATCGCGCCGTCGCCCAGATAGGTCATGTAGGGGAACATCTTGATCCACTGGTCCGGCGTACCGCCGTCACCTTCGAAATGGTGGATTTCCTTCATGTCCTTCAGGTGGATCATCTTATAGCGGCCGCTGTGGCGCCTCAGGAGATCGATCGGATCGGCGCCGCCGGCAACGGTCCAGTACAGGTCCAGCTCGAGGAAGACCTTGGTCGGATCGGTGG is part of the Rhizorhabdus wittichii RW1 genome and harbors:
- a CDS encoding 2-keto-3-deoxy-phosphogluconate aldolase (TIGRFAM: 2-dehydro-3-deoxyphosphogluconate aldolase/4-hydroxy-2-oxoglutarate aldolase~PFAM: KDPG and KHG aldolase) codes for the protein MTVEQVMTLAPVIPVLVVHDVKHARPIAEALVEGGLPALEVTLRTPVALDVIREMAKVEGAVVGAGTVLNPDDVKASVDAGARFLVSPGLTDRLANAAIGCGLPFLPGTANAGDIMRGLDMGLTHFKFFPAMANGGVPALKALAAPLAAARFCPTGGISEANAPDWLALDAVLCVGGSWIVPPGKPDTAEITRRARAAAALAKYRGA
- a CDS encoding glucokinase (PFAM: Glucokinase) — protein: MTIVAVDLGGTNARFAVAELHDERRPTLGAVHVYKTADFSGLPAAWAAFARDLGHAPPSVASIAVAGPVEGELIRFTNNDWTIRPATVARELGIERVALYNDFAAMAAAVGVLDGDELVSLGGPEGPLPDEGVTTVLGPGTGLGVAQLLRRRGRRIVLPTEGGHVDFAALDGFEETLLARLRARHRRVSVERIVSGPALAAIHETLAMIDGRAIVPRDDAALWQAATGGDDPLAAQALDRLTMALGAVAGDLALAHGANAVVITGGLANRIEARLKSPLFHDRFRAKGRFETRMAQLPVRLARHAQAGLLGAAAAYQEDGRR
- a CDS encoding aldo/keto reductase (PFAM: aldo/keto reductase) — protein: MTFHPLASDIGWGSWRLCEDGSHPLERIDAAIEAGFTLFDTADIYGTDSAGFGAAEALLGEMLRDRPGLRDHICLATKGGIRPGIPYDSSRSHLLEALEASLRRLRVERIDLYQIHRRDWLTRPDELAATLGMMVDSGKVGAVGVSNYAPSELAALRAFARTPILTTQPEFSLWHPQPLHDGTLDDAMTQGMTVLAWSPLGGGRLAGCTDRLAETLGALAGQQGVDVAAIALSWVMAHPAGVIPIVGSQSPERIRRAADARKVRWTREDWYRLLEAAIGRRLP